Proteins from one Primulina huaijiensis isolate GDHJ02 chromosome 18, ASM1229523v2, whole genome shotgun sequence genomic window:
- the LOC140965284 gene encoding serine/threonine protein phosphatase 2A 57 kDa regulatory subunit B' theta isoform-like has product MIKQILGKIPRKHSKSAGDSSLSSSSSTSSKRGDGGSKRLSSAVDEVISAPFSALSTGNNLEDSFVRDKNLKINGNSISGSYEALPSFKDTSSSEKQLLFIRKVKMCCVLFDFTDPTKNLKEKEIKRQTLLEIVEYITSANGKFTETVMQEVVKMISVNIFREFTPQPRDNKVIDGVELDEEEPAMDPAWPHLQVVYEFLLRFVASPETDAKVAKRYIDHSFVLKLLNLFDSEDPREREYLKTILHRIYGKFMVHRPFIRKAINNIFYHFVFETDKHNGIAEFLEVLGSIINGFALPLKEEHKLFLVRTLIPLHKPKCLGMYHQQLSYCITQFVEKDSKLADIVIRGLIKYWPVTNSSKEVLFLNELEEILEATQPPEFQRCMVPLFHQISHCLSSLHFQVAERALFLWNNDHIDSLIKQNRKIILPIIFPALERNARHHWNQVVHSLTLNVRKNLYDHDPDLFKACQIKFQDDEAKENEKKEKRESTWIRLEELAAKRAATNQAILVPRAGAT; this is encoded by the exons ATGATCAAACAAATACTTGGAAAGATTCCCAGAAAGCATTCAAAGTCTGCTGGAGACTCGAGCCTCTCTTCAAGTTCTTCAACTTCTTCAAAGAGAGGCGATGGAGGGAGTAAACGGTTGAGCAGTGCAGTTGATGAAGTTATTTCAGCCCCTTTTTCTGCTTTAAGTACTGGGAATAATTTGGAAGATAGTTTTGTTCGAgataaaaacttgaaaataaatgGAAATTCTATCTCCGGTTCATACGAAGCATTGCCGAGTTTCAAAGACACCTCAAGCTCTGAAAAGCAGTTATTATTTATCAGAAAAGTGAAGATGTGCTGTGTTTTGTTTGACTTCACCGACCCTACAAAGAACCTTAAAGAAAAGGAGATCAAGAGGCAGACCCTGTTAGAGATTGTGGAGTATATAACATCCGCGAATGGAAAATTTACAGAAACTGTAATGCAGGAAGTTGTTAAGATGATATCTGTGAATATATTTCGGGAATTTACTCCTCAGCCGAGGGATAACAAGGTTATAGATGGTGTTGAATTGGATGAGGAAGAGCCTGCCATGGATCCTGCATGGCCTCATCTGCAAGTTGTGTATGAATTTTTGCTCAGGTTTGTTGCTTCACCAGAAACTGATGCTAAGGTTGCCAAAAGATACATTGATCATTCCTTTGTTCTGAAATTGCTCAATCTTTTCGACTCTGAAGATCCCAGGGAGAGGGAATATTTGAAAACTATACTACACCGTATCTATGGGAAATTCATGGTGCACCGGCCGTTTATCAGGAAAGCCATCAACAACATTTTctatcattttgtttttgagaCTGATAAGCATAATGGCATTGCTGAATTTCTTGAAGTGCTTGGTAGTATAATCAATGGATTTGCTTTGCCTCTAAAAGAGGAGCACAAACTTTTTCTTGTCCGGACATTAATTCCTCTACATAAACCAAAATGCCTGGGCATGTATCACCAGCAGTTATCTTATTGTATCACACAATTTGTGGAGAAAGACTCGAAGCTTGCTGATATTGTTATTAGGGGATTGATCAAGTATTGGCCGGTCACTAATAGCTCTAAAGAAGTTCTGTTTCTTAATGAGCTGGAGGAGATTTTGGAAGCCACACAACCACCGGAGTTCCAACGCTGCATGGTACCTTTGTTTCATCAGATTTCACACTGTTTGAGTAGTCTACACTTTCAG GTGGCGGAGAGGGCCCTGTTTTTGTGGAACAACGATCACATTGACAGCCTCATCAAACAAAACCGCAAGATCATTCTGCCTATCATCTTTCCTGCTTTAGAGAGAAATGCCAGACACCACTGGAATCAGGTTGTGCACAGTTTGACATTAAATGTTCGCAAAAACTTGTACGATCACGACCCAGATCTATTCAAGGCATGCCAGATCAAGTTTCAGGATGATGAAGCAAAGGAAAACGAGAAAAAAGAGAAACGTGAATCCACATGGATACGCTTGGAAGAGCTTGCCGCGAAAAGGGCTGCGACTAATCAAGCTATTCTTGTTCCTCGAGCTG